From Aminivibrio sp., one genomic window encodes:
- a CDS encoding DNA-deoxyinosine glycosylase codes for MNPVRGFPPSSRPDAVVLILGSMPGEASLKAGQYYAHPRNAFWPIMEAVLDIRRDLPYGERLAALAERRVALWDVLASCVRPGSLDSSILGSTAVPNDLPGFFRRHALIRTVFFNGAKAEEAWKRWVVSSLAESDLRLVRLPSTSPAHAGMSLQQKTEAWRAVAEATEMP; via the coding sequence GTGAATCCCGTCCGCGGCTTCCCACCTTCCTCCCGGCCCGATGCGGTGGTTCTCATACTGGGGAGCATGCCGGGGGAGGCATCCCTGAAGGCCGGGCAGTATTACGCCCACCCGCGGAACGCCTTCTGGCCCATCATGGAGGCCGTCCTGGACATCCGGCGGGACCTGCCCTACGGCGAGCGTCTTGCCGCCCTGGCGGAGAGGCGCGTCGCCCTGTGGGACGTGCTGGCGTCCTGCGTGCGGCCCGGGAGCCTGGATTCGTCCATCCTCGGGTCAACGGCGGTGCCCAACGACCTGCCCGGTTTTTTCCGGAGGCATGCCCTTATCCGGACGGTGTTCTTCAACGGGGCGAAGGCCGAAGAGGCATGGAAGCGCTGGGTGGTGTCGTCCCTGGCTGAGTCGGACCTCAGGCTTGTCCGCCTGCCCTCCACCAGCCCGGCCCACGCGGGTATGAGCCTGCAACAGAAGACCGAAGCCTGGCGGGCGGTGGCAGAGGCGACGGAGATGCCTTAA
- the pap gene encoding polyphosphate:AMP phosphotransferase, producing MLEAVDLSVKMKKKEYDVKAEKIAPLLGELQRTAKEKNVPVLLVVEGWQGSEKGTLINRLLQMLDPRGYFFLAPKSREDEEYPFLIPFWEVTPPAGRMTILSGSWYLEVLRRRVERKEEKQDYSSVFRDICAFERQLADNGTVVLKFFCHIDKKEQKKRLEKRAANPDLAWLVTDNDWRENKQYDDFLFCAEEMLSFTGTEYAPWTIVAATDFEFAAWKIISTVERVLRQRLSGDEWPATGGVLGGVEYGTSAALSALEPEGDMADKEYDRTMKNLQKELKSMELRMFRERLPVILAFEGVDAAGKGGAIRRVTETLYPMNYTVYPVGAPNDLERSHHYLWRFWKDFPKDGHLAVFDRSWYGRVLVERVEGFCTHAEWYRAYREINEMERHLTAFGTVLLKFWLQIDPEEQLRRFESRRDDPLRAWKLTDEDWRNRSKWNDYQNAAGEMLVRTSTPYAPWTVVGTNSKKLARTKILKTVVDGIQNALTQRSGGKGTGK from the coding sequence ATGCTGGAAGCAGTGGATCTTTCCGTAAAAATGAAGAAAAAGGAATACGACGTCAAGGCGGAGAAGATTGCGCCTCTTCTCGGAGAGCTCCAGAGAACGGCCAAGGAGAAGAACGTTCCCGTCCTTCTTGTGGTGGAAGGATGGCAGGGTTCCGAAAAAGGAACGCTTATCAACCGCCTTCTGCAGATGCTCGATCCCAGAGGGTATTTCTTTCTGGCCCCGAAGAGCCGGGAAGACGAGGAATATCCCTTTCTCATTCCTTTCTGGGAGGTCACTCCCCCTGCGGGAAGAATGACCATACTCTCGGGAAGCTGGTACCTCGAAGTACTCCGCCGCAGAGTGGAGCGGAAAGAAGAGAAGCAGGATTACTCCTCCGTCTTTCGGGATATTTGCGCTTTCGAGCGTCAGCTCGCTGACAACGGTACCGTGGTGTTGAAATTCTTTTGCCATATCGATAAAAAAGAACAGAAAAAGCGCCTTGAGAAACGAGCGGCGAATCCCGATCTGGCTTGGTTGGTGACCGACAATGATTGGCGAGAAAATAAACAGTACGACGACTTTCTCTTTTGCGCCGAAGAAATGCTTTCCTTCACCGGAACGGAATATGCCCCTTGGACCATCGTGGCGGCTACGGATTTTGAATTTGCTGCGTGGAAGATTATTTCCACGGTGGAGCGGGTTTTGCGTCAGCGGCTCTCCGGAGATGAATGGCCTGCCACTGGAGGGGTCCTAGGCGGCGTGGAGTACGGAACGAGCGCTGCTCTGTCGGCTCTTGAGCCGGAGGGTGATATGGCGGACAAGGAATATGACCGCACCATGAAAAATCTCCAGAAAGAATTGAAATCTATGGAACTCCGCATGTTCCGAGAGAGGCTTCCGGTGATTCTCGCTTTCGAGGGAGTGGACGCGGCCGGAAAAGGCGGGGCCATTCGTCGCGTCACAGAGACTCTTTACCCTATGAACTATACTGTGTACCCTGTGGGAGCCCCCAATGACTTGGAGCGAAGCCACCACTATCTATGGCGTTTCTGGAAGGATTTCCCGAAGGACGGGCATCTTGCCGTCTTTGACCGGAGCTGGTACGGGCGGGTATTGGTGGAGCGCGTGGAGGGGTTCTGCACCCACGCCGAGTGGTACAGGGCGTATCGAGAGATCAACGAGATGGAACGACACCTCACCGCCTTTGGAACAGTTTTGTTAAAATTTTGGCTGCAGATCGACCCGGAAGAACAGCTTCGCCGGTTCGAAAGCCGCCGGGACGATCCTCTCCGAGCCTGGAAACTCACCGACGAAGACTGGCGCAACCGGAGTAAGTGGAATGATTATCAGAATGCCGCCGGTGAAATGCTTGTGCGTACCAGTACTCCCTATGCCCCGTGGACCGTGGTGGGCACCAATTCGAAGAAATTGGCGAGGACAAAAATTCTGAAGACCGTGGTGGACGGAATCCAAAACGCCCTAACTCAGCGCTCCGGCGGAAAAGGCACGGGAAAGTGA
- a CDS encoding Ppx/GppA phosphatase family protein, producing MGPQLNASGHVVGLIDLGTNSVRLFVVRINTNKSYTILNQNKIMVRLGEGEFLKQRLTREAMERTILVLSRFAEMARNLGAEEIYAVATSATRDAENRDVFLDRVKKEANIDLKIISGLEEARLIYLGVAGGMNMEGKTGLFVDIGGGSTELIVGNQVEHFHLDSLKLGCVRLSSMFFLPEEVGPVSPDRYALVQQYVRNASLRSVQRIRDFPVQLVVGSSGTLETLGEMTARQRSKKNRPSGEDERSERTMTFRQLDSLVKLLCSLPLEERKKVPGMAPERADIIIAGAAIIHTLMEDLNLEKISISSRSLRHGLLQDYLMRGTWGYLDPSSFSVREQSILQLGRTCGFNEEHSRHMGALCLNLFDSAKNAGLHAMGEDARELLYYGALLHDIGLFLSFSNHHAHSHYLISHAELLGFHDKEIAIIAALAYFHRKRPPKKKDPPFSALDTESRRMVFPLSMLLRMGESLDRGHRQAVKRATFVREKKTLLLQLETKEDPHLEIWALEEHQKYFLKTFGERFGIQVTSLSS from the coding sequence ATGGGTCCGCAGCTGAACGCCTCCGGTCACGTGGTCGGCCTCATCGACCTTGGCACAAACTCGGTCCGCCTTTTCGTGGTACGGATCAATACAAACAAGTCCTATACAATTCTGAACCAGAACAAGATCATGGTCCGTTTGGGGGAGGGGGAGTTTCTGAAACAACGTCTCACTCGGGAGGCCATGGAGCGTACTATCTTGGTGCTCAGCCGTTTCGCCGAAATGGCCAGAAATCTGGGTGCGGAGGAGATTTACGCAGTAGCCACCTCCGCCACAAGGGACGCGGAAAATCGGGATGTTTTCCTCGATCGAGTCAAGAAGGAAGCAAACATCGATCTAAAGATCATCTCTGGACTCGAAGAAGCTCGCCTGATCTACCTCGGCGTGGCGGGAGGCATGAACATGGAGGGCAAGACAGGACTCTTCGTGGACATCGGCGGCGGAAGCACCGAACTCATCGTGGGCAACCAAGTCGAACACTTTCACCTTGACTCCCTGAAGCTTGGATGTGTACGGCTTTCCTCTATGTTTTTTCTTCCTGAAGAAGTCGGTCCCGTCTCGCCCGACCGATACGCCTTGGTACAGCAATACGTCCGCAACGCCTCTCTGAGGAGCGTCCAGCGGATTCGAGATTTTCCCGTACAGCTCGTGGTGGGAAGCTCCGGCACGCTGGAAACTCTCGGCGAAATGACCGCACGCCAGCGAAGCAAAAAAAACAGACCGAGCGGAGAAGACGAACGTTCGGAACGGACAATGACCTTCCGCCAGCTCGATTCTCTCGTCAAACTTCTCTGCTCTCTCCCTCTGGAAGAACGGAAGAAAGTCCCCGGTATGGCCCCGGAGCGGGCGGACATAATCATTGCCGGGGCCGCAATCATCCATACGCTCATGGAGGACCTGAATCTGGAAAAAATCTCCATAAGCTCACGCAGCCTCCGGCACGGTCTTCTTCAGGACTACCTCATGCGGGGAACATGGGGCTATCTGGACCCTTCATCATTTTCCGTGCGGGAGCAGAGCATACTGCAGCTCGGACGAACCTGCGGCTTTAACGAAGAGCACTCCCGACATATGGGAGCCCTCTGCCTGAACCTCTTCGACAGCGCAAAAAATGCCGGACTGCACGCCATGGGGGAAGATGCCAGGGAACTGCTCTACTATGGCGCCCTGCTCCACGATATTGGTCTTTTTCTCTCATTCAGCAACCACCACGCCCACAGCCACTACCTTATCAGCCACGCAGAATTGCTGGGTTTCCACGACAAGGAAATAGCCATAATAGCTGCCCTGGCCTACTTCCACAGGAAACGGCCTCCGAAGAAGAAAGATCCCCCGTTCTCCGCCTTGGACACGGAGTCTCGGAGAATGGTGTTTCCTCTCAGCATGCTTCTCCGTATGGGAGAAAGTCTTGATCGAGGGCACCGCCAAGCGGTGAAGAGGGCAACCTTCGTCCGGGAAAAGAAAACTCTGTTGCTGCAACTCGAAACCAAAGAGGACCCCCATCTGGAAATCTGGGCACTGGAGGAACATCAGAAGTATTTTCTCAAGACTTTCGGAGAACGATTCGGAATTCAGGTGACCTCCCTCAGCTCATAA